A stretch of DNA from Poecilia reticulata strain Guanapo linkage group LG18, Guppy_female_1.0+MT, whole genome shotgun sequence:
TAAGATCCTTATGTTATTTCTATGGTAGAGAGCGTGGGAGAAACGTGCTGGAGATCGACGCATGGACTGAGACGGACATGTATATTTCGTCTCCCCAACTCCAGCAACGTTACGGGTGGTTTGGACTCAGCTTATTTTCGTTTTTGATAATACAGCAGCCGTTTAACCGGGCTTTGTGATGTTAGTGAAGACTCTGTTTATTAAGAGTATAAACTGTGGCATTCACAGTACCAGTGTGTTTGACTGACACGATGAGTCTGCCGCTTCCTCTCCACCACCCAACACAACTGAAGCTTTACAAGATGGTTCAAATTTCTGAACTTCACCCcctacaattaaaaaaaaaaaacaaaaaaacaaactggccTACTCCTAAAAATACAATACCGAAGTATAGTTTCATAATGGGGTCATTTTAACTGCTCTTTGAAATGGAGAGACTGAAGATTTAAGTTCCCTTACAAGAAAATCCGTCTCACCACTAAATATAGGCCTAAGGGTTGGTACGTTTAGGGTTTAAACACACCGACCAACAATCATATGGACATTAGAGACTAGACCAAAGCCCTTCAGATGTAGTGAGTGGCTCTTAAAAGAGCCGTTGGGTTGGTGTGTTAACAGCCGAGTCGTTTACTTGGAGCTGGTGTACTTGGTAACAGCCTTGGTTCCCTCGGACACGGCGTGCTTGGCCAGCTCACCGGGCAGCAGGAGGCGCACAGCGGTCTGGATCTCCCTGGAGGTGATGGTGGAGCGCTTGTTGTAGTGAGCCAGACGGGASGCCTCGGAGGCGATGCGCTCAAAGATGTCGTTGACGAAGGAGTTCATGATGCTCATGGCCTTGGAGGAGATCCCGGTGTCGGGGTGGACCTGCTTCAGCACCTTGTAGACGTAGATGGCGTAGCTCTCCTTCCTGGTCCTTCTCCTCTTCTTGCCTCCTTTGCCGGCGGTCGTCTTGGTGACCGCTTTCTTGGAGCCCTTCTTGGGCGCAGACTTGGCGGGTTCAGGCATGTTGTCTCTGGAAACTTGCAGCGACGAATGAGCTGCTGAAGCGGGCAAGACTGATATTATACATGCTGTATGGAAAACGAGCCGTACCGTCCCCTGGCTGTGATTGGATGAGGCGATTGAAGTGAAACCACATGACTTAAAACGTTGCGTGCAGTCGGATAATAGAGGGAGACAGAAAGGCGGGGAGTCTCCCGCTGctttttagttaatttaatcCACATTCCGGGTGTATGAACTCTTCATGAACACGTCATTCTTTTTATGACGGACGTGTTTTGGTTTCTTCAGccagaaataaaaagttcaaatattacaaatttaCTCTAGTCAGACATAAATTACATTGATTTCAGGAACTtacagtcatttgttttcaacATCCTTAGGCAACTAACggatctgtgtgtaaatgcagttttgtgtgtgtgtac
This window harbors:
- the LOC103480225 gene encoding histone H2B 1/2-like, with translation MPEPAKSAPKKGSKKAVTKTTAGKGGKKRRRTRKESYAIYVYKVLKQVHPDTGISSKAMSIMNSFVNDIFERIASEASRLAHYNKRSTITSREIQTAVRLLLPGELAKHAVSEGTKAVTKYTSSK